One genomic segment of Deinococcus radiopugnans ATCC 19172 includes these proteins:
- a CDS encoding glutamate synthase subunit beta translates to MSKITGFLEQPRVKEKSQPVDTRLKNYAEFVLPLANEAAQKQAVRCMDCGIPFCNNGCPVGNIIPDFNNLVYENDWLSAIETLHSTNNFPEFTGRICPAPCEAACTLNINDDPVGIKSIELAIIERAWQEGWVRPQPPQVKTGKTVAVIGSGPAGLAAAQQLARAGHAVTVFEKNDRVGGLLRYGIPDFKMEKHHIDRRVQQMEAEGVTFRTGVLVGTWDRKSTVTNLAKSAVTPDELRAEFDAVLLCGGAEQPRDLPVPGRELDGVHFAMEFLPGQNRVNAGDRLKKQLRADGKHVVVIGGGDTGSDCVGTSNRHGAVSVTQFEVMPQPPEHENKPLVWPYWPLKLRTSSSHEEGVTREFAIATKEFIGEGGKVTGVKTVRIELVDGHLKEIEGSEEIHPAELVLLAMGFVSPVGSVLDAFGIEKDTRGNALAGTEEEGGYVTNLPGVFAAGDMRRGQSLVVWAIREGRQAARALDQYLMGTSVLPR, encoded by the coding sequence ATGTCCAAAATCACCGGCTTTCTCGAACAGCCCCGCGTCAAAGAGAAGTCCCAGCCCGTCGATACTCGCCTCAAGAATTACGCCGAGTTCGTGCTGCCGCTGGCGAATGAGGCGGCGCAGAAACAGGCGGTGCGCTGCATGGACTGCGGCATTCCGTTTTGCAACAACGGCTGCCCGGTGGGCAATATCATCCCCGATTTCAACAATCTGGTGTACGAGAACGACTGGCTCTCGGCCATTGAAACGCTGCACAGCACGAATAATTTTCCCGAGTTCACGGGCCGCATCTGCCCCGCGCCGTGCGAGGCGGCCTGCACGCTGAACATCAACGACGATCCGGTGGGCATCAAGTCCATTGAGCTGGCGATCATCGAGCGGGCGTGGCAGGAGGGCTGGGTCAGGCCGCAGCCGCCGCAGGTGAAGACGGGCAAAACCGTGGCCGTGATCGGCAGCGGCCCGGCGGGACTGGCAGCAGCGCAGCAACTGGCCCGCGCCGGACACGCCGTGACGGTCTTTGAGAAAAATGACCGCGTGGGCGGCCTGCTGCGCTACGGCATCCCCGATTTCAAGATGGAAAAGCACCACATTGACCGCCGTGTCCAGCAGATGGAAGCCGAGGGCGTGACCTTCAGAACCGGCGTGCTGGTGGGCACGTGGGACAGGAAAAGCACGGTGACCAACCTCGCCAAGTCCGCTGTAACGCCCGACGAGCTGCGCGCCGAATTCGACGCCGTGCTGCTGTGCGGCGGCGCGGAGCAGCCCCGCGACTTGCCGGTGCCGGGGCGCGAGCTGGACGGCGTGCATTTCGCGATGGAATTCCTGCCGGGGCAGAACCGCGTGAATGCGGGCGACAGGCTCAAAAAGCAACTGCGTGCCGATGGCAAACACGTCGTCGTGATCGGCGGCGGCGACACCGGCAGCGATTGCGTCGGCACCAGCAACCGCCACGGCGCCGTCTCGGTGACCCAGTTCGAGGTGATGCCCCAGCCGCCCGAACACGAGAACAAGCCGCTGGTCTGGCCGTACTGGCCCCTCAAGCTTCGCACCAGCTCCAGCCACGAGGAGGGGGTGACCCGCGAATTTGCGATTGCCACCAAGGAATTCATCGGCGAGGGTGGCAAGGTCACCGGGGTCAAGACCGTGCGTATCGAGCTGGTAGACGGCCACCTTAAGGAAATCGAGGGCAGCGAGGAAATCCATCCGGCGGAACTGGTGCTGCTGGCGATGGGCTTCGTCAGCCCGGTGGGCAGCGTCCTGGATGCCTTCGGCATCGAAAAGGACACGCGCGGCAACGCTTTGGCGGGAACGGAGGAGGAGGGCGGTTACGTGACCAATCTCCCCGGCGTCTTTGCGGCAGGCGATATGCGCCGGGGGCAGAGCCTGGTGGTCTGGGCCATCCGTGAGGGGCGGCAGGCGGCGCGGGCGCTGGATCAGTATTTGATGGGCACGAGCGTCTTGCCGAGGTAG
- a CDS encoding phosphoglucomutase/phosphomannomutase family protein — translation MPIQFGTDGWRDIIADDFTYANVRMVAQAHAQALRQAGGGSVVVGFDPRFQGANFARVVAETMAEGGLDVWLAGEYLPTPALSFAVVHHGAAGGVMVTASHNPPQYSGYKLKGHYGGSATPALVAQVEAALAVPEPYNGPRGTVRPLDIRQAYYEQLDRQLDLEVLRAYRGRVIHDPMGGAACGWLTGYAAHAGLKLQLSELHGRPDPLFHGVNPEPVPASLGELMGLLAGEEGQTLGAVTDGDADRVGAVTAGGQFFNSHQIFAVLTAHLYRVRGLRGRVVKTVSGSRVIELLARRLGLEVLETPVGFKYITDAFLEGQEDESKAVLIGGEESGGLSSRGHIPERDGLLNSLLMIEAMAASGKSLPELFADIEREVGFRHHYDRADLHLSEQFDKAALLAEAQAFAEVAGRVVEGANTRDGVKLSLAGGASAMFRASGTEPVVRVYVEAQSEEDLRAILDEATRRVYRHDPAHRPG, via the coding sequence ATGCCCATTCAATTCGGAACAGACGGCTGGCGCGACATTATCGCCGATGACTTTACCTACGCCAACGTGCGAATGGTGGCGCAGGCCCATGCCCAGGCGCTGCGTCAGGCGGGGGGCGGCTCGGTGGTGGTGGGCTTCGATCCCCGATTTCAGGGCGCGAACTTTGCCCGCGTGGTGGCCGAGACGATGGCCGAGGGCGGGCTGGACGTGTGGCTGGCGGGCGAGTATCTGCCCACCCCGGCGCTGTCTTTCGCGGTGGTCCACCACGGCGCGGCCGGGGGCGTGATGGTCACGGCCAGCCACAACCCGCCCCAGTACAGCGGCTACAAGCTCAAGGGCCATTACGGCGGCAGCGCCACCCCGGCCCTGGTGGCCCAGGTGGAAGCGGCGCTGGCCGTGCCCGAACCCTACAACGGGCCGCGCGGCACGGTACGGCCTCTGGACATCCGGCAGGCGTACTACGAGCAGCTGGACCGCCAACTGGACCTGGAGGTGCTGCGCGCCTACCGGGGCCGTGTGATCCATGATCCGATGGGCGGCGCGGCCTGCGGCTGGCTGACTGGTTACGCCGCGCACGCTGGCTTGAAGCTGCAGCTGAGCGAGCTGCATGGACGCCCCGATCCGCTGTTTCACGGCGTCAATCCGGAACCCGTCCCGGCCAGCCTGGGCGAACTGATGGGGCTGCTGGCCGGAGAAGAAGGGCAGACCCTGGGCGCGGTCACCGACGGCGACGCCGACCGGGTGGGCGCGGTCACGGCGGGCGGGCAGTTTTTCAACAGTCACCAGATCTTCGCCGTGCTGACCGCGCACCTGTACCGCGTGCGCGGCCTGCGCGGGCGGGTGGTCAAGACGGTGTCGGGCAGCCGCGTGATCGAACTGCTGGCCCGCAGGCTGGGCCTGGAGGTGCTGGAGACGCCGGTGGGCTTCAAGTACATCACCGACGCCTTTCTAGAGGGGCAGGAGGACGAATCAAAGGCTGTGCTGATCGGCGGCGAGGAATCCGGCGGGCTGTCCTCGCGCGGGCACATTCCGGAGCGCGACGGTCTGCTCAACAGCCTGCTGATGATCGAGGCGATGGCCGCCAGCGGCAAGAGCCTGCCGGAACTGTTCGCCGACATTGAGCGGGAGGTGGGCTTCCGGCACCACTATGACCGCGCCGACCTGCACCTGAGTGAACAGTTCGACAAGGCGGCGCTGCTGGCCGAGGCCCAGGCTTTTGCCGAGGTGGCGGGCCGGGTGGTGGAGGGGGCCAACACCCGCGACGGTGTCAAGCTGTCGCTGGCGGGCGGTGCGTCGGCGATGTTCCGCGCGTCGGGCACCGAGCCGGTGGTGCGCGTGTACGTGGAGGCCCAGAGCGAGGAAGACCTGCGGGCCATTCTGGACGAGGCCACCCGGCGGGTCTACCGCCACGATCCGGCCCACCGCCCTGGCTGA